Proteins encoded in a region of the Halothiobacillus diazotrophicus genome:
- a CDS encoding thioredoxin family protein — translation MPDMTVPAVLLALVLLILLGQWIMVRHAKSMRGNPAPQELIELLATDEPGRSDGLFFFESPNCGACHRMAPIVDNLAQLHSLPLYHLNVQTQQGLARILRIMGTPTTLLVHDGLIVDVIVGTISESSLRGKLSRYWPQ, via the coding sequence ATGCCCGATATGACTGTTCCCGCCGTCCTTCTTGCCCTCGTTCTGCTGATTTTGCTTGGACAGTGGATCATGGTGCGCCACGCGAAAAGCATGCGTGGCAATCCGGCACCCCAAGAACTGATTGAACTGCTTGCCACAGATGAGCCAGGCAGGAGTGATGGCCTTTTCTTCTTTGAATCGCCCAACTGTGGCGCCTGTCACCGCATGGCGCCCATCGTTGACAATCTGGCCCAGCTGCATTCTCTGCCGCTATACCATCTGAATGTCCAGACACAACAGGGATTGGCGCGAATCCTCCGTATCATGGGTACCCCGACCACGCTTCTTGTTCACGACGGCCTGATCGTCGACGTGATTGTCGGCACCATCTCCGAATCCAGCCTGCGCGGAAAATTGAGCCGTTATTGGCCCCAATGA